The Odontesthes bonariensis isolate fOdoBon6 chromosome 19, fOdoBon6.hap1, whole genome shotgun sequence genome includes the window GCAagaatatcttttaatttttaaaatccAAAAACAGAGCTGAGAAACATGTACAGAGACAAAAAATTACTacaaaaagacataaaacaactgTGAGAGttgtttccacagagaggggcctgataactgaaggctgtgcctcccaaactggcagctggttccacagagaggggcctgataactgaaggctctgcctcccaaactggcagctggttccacagagaggcgcctgataactgaaggctctgcctcccaaactggcagctggttccacagagaggggcctgataactgaaggctctgcctcccaaactggcagctggttccacagagaggggcctgataactgaaggctctgcctcccaaactggcagctggttccacagagagggacctgataactgaaggctctgcctcccaaactggcagctggttcctcagagaggggcctgataactgaaggctctgcctcccaaactggcagctggttccacagagaggggcctgataactgaaggctctgcctcccaaactggctccacagagaggggcctgataactgaaggctctgcctcccaaactggcagctggttccacagagaggggcctgataactgaaggctctgcctcccaaactggcagctggttccacagagaggggcctgataactgaaggctctgcctcccaaactggctccacagagaggggcctgataactgaaggctctgcctcccaaactggcagctggttccacagagaggggcctgataactgaaggctctgcctcccaaactggcagctggttccacagagagaggcctgataactgaaggctctgttaggaaaatatatttcaatgagatctttaagatatgatggagctcggtcattaagaggtTTATATGTgagagaagaatcttaaattctattctgaatttaacagggagccaatgaagagaagccaaaactggagaaatatgatctctgctgttagttctcatcagaactctggttGCAGCATTttgtcatccaggtctttatgtctttaagacatgcttgtagtctgaccaacctattggtttcatctggttttatagataagtacagctgagtatcatcagcatagcaatggaaatttatgccatgctgtctaataatgttacctaatggaagcatgtataaagtgaaaagaatcggtccaagcacagaaccctggggaactccatgacttactctggtgtgtgaggaagattcttcatttacaagaacaaactgaaatctatcagataaatatgacttaaaccagcctaatgcagttcgtttaatcccaataacatgttcaagtctgtgtaataagatactgtgatcgaccgtatcaaatgcagcacttttATGTctgaactttagacataaaagggagattggatataggtctataatgagccaacacttctgaataaaGAGTaggtttttaagtaaaggtttaattacagcaaccttaaaagtctgaggtacatatcctgtcaacaaagaccgattgatcaaatccaatatggaagtgtcaattaatgggaaaacctccttgaacagtctggttgggattgggtctaaaacacaagttgatggtttagaagagactattgctgttgttagttcagagagatcaactgggcagaagccgtctaaatacaaatcaggttctaaacatacttctaaagctgctgtacctgatgatacatcactgataatagtgggaaggactccatcaatcttctctctaatagaaacgaTTTCATtggtaaagaagctcatgaaatcatcaccgctgagagttaaaggaataactggctcagcagagctcggactcttagtcagactggctacagtgctgaagagaaacctgggattgttcttattctcttctatcaatgatgaataataagcagttctgaAGGACATCTGAGGGACATCCGAGGGATATCTGAGGGATATCTGAGGGGTATCCGAGTGTCAGGGTGTGTTTTTCAGTTTCCTGCAGTCCTGCTACATGCAGACGCTCCCTGCCTCCTCCCACCCTGCCTCCTCCCCCTGCAGGCAGCGTCTATAAAACCCCTGCAGAGCGAGGACAAACACTTTCCAagtcagtcagacagacagacggtcAGTCGGACGGCCAGCAGGACCCCTTCTCTCTTCTCTGAGCAGCACCTTTCAGGTAAGGCCTCGGCTTCCCTGCTTCTTAGACTCTCTCACCTAACTTCCTGTGTGACTCTGCCCTGTGTTTGCTTTCTGAAAGTGCACCTGTGCACCTAGTCGCGGTTGTGGTGTTGGGTCACGTGACTCGTTCACCTGTAAGCGTTGGGGTCGGTTTGGATCCCAAAGATCAGAAGCTGTGGGAGGTACTGACGGCCGGCTGAAGGTCACAAAGCTGAAATCTGACAAACAGGCAGAGCACAAAGTCCACGAGCCTGGGGAGTGTGTGCTTAGAGAACTTAGAGTGTGTACTTAGAGAACTAAGGCCCcgtccacacgtagccgggtatctgctaaaacgaatatatttttctacgtttgaaCCTGTcctccacatgaaaacgcataaaaacgcatcgtaaacgaatgtttttaaaaactccgggcaaagtgaagatttttgacaACTCCATTTATGCAGCTgtgtgtagacagagataaccggagttttgcgttttcgaacgtcacaatatgcgccaaaacaacaacaaatctgctttaaagtctaaagtgcgacctttgtttactgaagaagcatggatgccttgagaactgtggtggttattattgtgcaggcgctgtttactgccttgattttacacgcccgagtcgtactcccagaggaatggcgtgacaatttcgcatgtcccggtcctcagtcctgtcgctgtcggaattattacgtcctcatatcgaggggcagtccactgtcagtgtgctcaaaaaagttgcgtgcacactttattatttagctgacgagggcagattgcgctaaacagcaaatgcatctgggttgtcaagacaggtgaaaacgcagatgttcggttatgtgtggaaggtgttttttcgaaaacgaggtaatgtggatacagattattttataaacggagggggggggatattcggttttaaaaatacccggctacgtgtggacatAGCCTTAGAGACCGAATCTCAGGCCCAACAGAGAGAATCAGCCTTTCATGAGCACTTAGAGACCGAATCTCTGAAGTGTGAGCTGCTTCTTATCTCTTCGCAGGTTATTAATACTCCTTTGAATGTGGTTGAAGTGGAGCCTTAAATAACTCCCTCCGTGCACAGGACCAGGTCTTTATTAGTTTGTGGGTTGTCCTGCTTCCAGTGAGCATGTGCTCTCTAACGGGGTAACGGGGTCAGCTTTAGGGAGCCCACGCACCCTTCCACCCCATGTCCAGGTGTTCCAGGTGCTTCAGGTGTTAAAGGTGTGGGTTCCTGACTGAAAACCCAATGTACACACTATGTGCGCAGACAAATGATCCCGTCAAACATGTAGAGCTTCTTCCTGCAGGAAGGATGAAGCCGGGGGGGGCTCTGTAAAGGCCATCAGTGGTTTCAAGTGTTCTGTGAGGGCTCAGCTGTTGTTCTGCTGGCAGCACTGACCCCACAGCAGACGGGACAGCTGGACGCAGCTGCATGGGTGAATGAATAAAGCGGTGAAGTGAGCTGAGTCCTGGGTTCATCCTGCAGCTGTGGGGGATTCAGGGGGGATTCAGGGGGGATTCAGGGGCCAGGCATCGGGGACCATCCCTCTGATATCAGCTCTCAGAGGCTGTgatcgaaactgcatacttctcctactactcctactactcatactaactttaactttttttaagttcccggatgcatactagattctcctaaatgttgggtatgcatcatgaggtcactactcatactcaaactacccaagatgcaacgtaatgcgacgtcgccgatcgtcatttcctgtcaaaacggcagtttcaagctagctacaacgagggtaggttcacttcctgttttcaaaacaaaagcaccaattgtatggtaatggctttccctatgataaaaggcaacgggtattttattttgtgaaaataacaggaagtgcgttagctcactgcggctagctttagtagcgccgaattcgtgggaacaaaattgtaaacagccggtattttgtcaggttttcaacacgttggggatctaaacgactactttctctcctgaaaatgtttcaaatgttgctaaagtttacacagtttagagcttaagggaaatcagcttcaggccggctgatttcggctcgggcaggagcgaaatgcattgtgggtaaacgctctatatactgtctgatcgatcagtatgcagtatgtagtatgtagtttcgaacacagccagagtcaCGGATGCCTCCTGGGTTCATCCTGTAGCTGTGGGCCGGGGACTCAGGGGGGACTCAGGGGGGACTCAGGGGGGACTCAGGGGGATTGAGGGGCCAGGCATCGGGCACCATCCCTCTGATATCAGCTCTCAGAGTCACGGATGCCTTCAAATGTCAGAGACATTAGTGTTCAGGGGTGTGAGCAGCGCTGACCTCCTCACAAAGGTCTGCTGAAAGGTCTGCAGAAAGGTCAGCGGCCTGTTCCACCCCCCCTCTGACAGCAGAGTGGTATCTCCCTGCCACCTGTTGCCCCATTGGCTGTGGGGGAAGTGGGCGGGGCCACCAGGCAGCATGGAGACAACATGGCGTCACACAGGATCTCTGCTGCAggtctgacacacacacacacacacacacacaccgcacATATCCACCACACGCACACCAatacactcacactcacattcaCATTTACTACACGCACGCTTCTCGTGCACACTTCTCGTGCACGCGCACAGATACACGCGTTCGGAGGgagaaaaaggttttattttttcaaggTTACTGTGGGATGACTTTCAGATTTACTGACACGATGAAACTGTCCCCCAGCTTAAGCCTTCAGACCCGGGACAGGGTCCATCTGGGGGGATGGGGTCCATCTGGGGGGACGGGGTCCATCTGGGGGTCCATCTGGGGGTCCATCTGGGGGGACGGGGTTCATCTGGGGTCTGGTCCTGTCTAATTTTCCACACATATTTCCTCCATGTTGTGGTTCTGCTGGTCTCAACCCTGCTTATCTTTGGGATTCTGCACGGAGCTGCTGTGCATGAAAtggcttgtttttttattttattattattattattttgggcCTTTTATGCCTTCATTAGATgggacagtgtagagagacaggaagcagggggcagagagagggggaacaacacgcagcacagggctgtacGATGAAATGGCTTGTTTTGTGTCCTGGATTCACTGTTCCCTCGTGTGTGTCCATCTCCTGTCCTCAGTCAGGATGTCTATCACTAAGATTCACGCCCGTGAGATTCTGGACTCCAGAGGAAACCCCACCGTAGAGGTGGACCTGTGGACGGCCAAAGGTGAGCCCACACATGAGATGCCCACACATCATGAGATGTTCCGCCGTGCCTCGGTCTCGCTCAGAAAGCTGACGTCGCTGTGTTTTCTCAGGTCGCTTTAGGGCCGCCGTCCCCAGCGGAGCGTCCACCGGCGTCCACGAGGCGCTGGAGCTCCGTGACGGAGACAAGACCCGTTACCTGGGCAAAGGTAGGAGGCTGGAGGCGCCGGCTGTAGTACGGCCGCGGTAACAGCTGCTAACATCTGCTAACAGCTGCTAACATCTGCTAACATCTGTTTGTCTGCAGGTACCCTGAAGGCTGTGGAGCACATCAACAAGGACATTACCCCCAAGCTGCTTGAGAAGGTATCAATGATCAATAATTATCGACTACGCTCGGCGGACACTTGTGAAACGCTCGTttaaccctcacctgtctgtctctcacccgtctgactctcacctgtctgactctcacctgtctgtctctcacctgtctgtctctcacctgtctgtctctcacctgtctgtctctcacctgtctatctctcacccgtctgtctctcacctgtctatctctcacctgtctgtctctcacctgtctatctctcacccgtctgtctctcacctgtctgtctctcacctgtctgtctctcacctgtctgtctctcacctgtctgtctctcacctgtctgtctctcacctgtctgactctcacctgtctgtctctcacctttctGTCTCCAGAATTTCAGCGTTGTCGAGCAGGAGAAGATCGACAAGTTCATGCTGGAGTTGGACGGCACTGAGAACAAATGTAAGGAcacactgtctgtctgtctcacctgtgtctcacctgtctgtctcacctgtctgtctcacctgtctgtctcacctgtctgtctcacctgtctgtctcacctgtgtctcacctgtgtctcatctgtctgtctcacctgtctgtctcacctgtctgtccacctgtgtctcacctgtgtctcacctgtgtctcacctgtctgtctcatctgtctgtctcacctgtctgtctcacctgtctgtccacctgtctctcacctgtgtctcacctgtgtctcacctgtctgtccacctgtctgtctcacctgtctatCTCACCTGTCTATCTCACCTGTctatctcacctgtctgtctcacctgtgtctcacctgtctgtccacctgtgtctcacctgtctgtctcacctgtgtctcacctgtgtctcacctgtctgtccacctgtgtctcacctgtctgtctcacctgtgtctcacctgtgtctcacctgtctgtctcacctgtgtctcacctgtgtctcacctgtctgtctcacctgtgtctcacctgtgtctcacctgtctgtctcacctgtgtctcacctgtctgtctcacctgtgtctcacctgtgtctcacctgtctgtctcacctgtctgtctcacctgtgtctcacctgtctgtccacctgtgtctcacctgtctgtctcacctgtctgtcacctgtgtctcacctgtctgtctcacctgtgtctcacctgtgtctcacctgtctgtctcacctgtgtctcacctgtctgtctcacctgtgtctcacctgtgtctcacctgtctgtctcacctgtctgtctcacctgtgtctcacctgtctgtctcacctgtctctcacctgtgtctcacctgtgtctcacctgtgtctcacctgtctgtctcacctgtgtctcacctgtgtctcacctgtctatctcacctgtctgtctcacctgtgtctcacctgtctgtccacctgtgtctcacctgtctgtctcacctgtgtctcacctgtgtctcacctgtctgtctcacctgtgtctcatctgtctgtctcacctgtctgtctcacctgtctgtccacctgtgtctcacctgtgtctcacctgtctgtctcacctgtctgtctcacctgtctgtccacctgtgtctcacctgtgtctcacctgtctgtctcacctgtctgtctcacctgtctgtccacctgtgtctcacctgtgtctcacctgtctgtctcacctgtgtctcatctgtctgtctcacctgtgtctcacctgtctgtctcacctgtctgtctcacctgtgtctcacctgtctgtctcacctgtgtctcacctgtgtctcacctgtctgtctcacctgtgtctcatctgtctgtctcacctgtctgtctcacctgtctgtccacctgtgtctcacctgtgtctcacctgtctgtctcacctgtctgtctcacctgtctgtccacctgtgtctcacctgtgtctcacctgtctgtctcacctgtctgtctcacctgtctgtccacctgtgtctcacctgtctctctgcAGCTAAGTTCGGGGCTAACGCCATCCTGGGCGTGTCTCTGGCCGTCTGTAAGGCTGGAGCAGCAGAGAAGGGAGTTCCTCTCTACCGCCACATCGCTGACCTCGCTGGACACAAGGACGTCATCCTTCCTGTTCctgtgagtgggcggggcttcggCTCAGACCAGCACGCCGGTTTGACACTGAAAACCAAATATTTTCTGCCAGCGTTGCACACTTTGCTCCCCCTGAGGCCTCTTCAGCTTCTCCTTTAAAGGGGGACGTCTCTGGGGCCACGGGGCCAAGCCTCGTGGTCATCATGGCGCCGTCAGAGGGAAGCCGCTGAGCCTTTCTACGCACAGCTTCACGTCCCATTCTACATGAGGTCACAGATAtttaaacattacattacattacggtcattctgcagacgcttttatccaaaagcaacttacaattagaaaagaaaagaaaagaaactaggctgaaactaggctgatgGTCAGCCTAGAtggtgtgttccacatcggtgggcaaaagaacttcagctcacaagaaatcataagtgcatttccttccaaaaccaaacagcgaAGAGCAGAACTAGTGCCAGAGTAACATCTTTTGGCAAAAGTCGGCGCACGTTCGTTTAGTTTTTAACGTGTTCAGCTGAAGGTGGGACTCCTGGCGCCGCTGTACGAGCTGATCCATCACCGGTGATGGCATAGCTCGGTCCGGTAGAGTCTGCAGTTGTGGCGAGCCGGTGAAAACTCTACTGTTCCCCTTCTGTCCTGAAAGGTTGACGTTGATGTCTCTGTTCTCTGTCTTCAGGCCTTTAACGTGATCAACGGTGGCAGCCACGCTGGCAACAAGCTGGCCATGCAGGAGTTCATGATTCTGCCCGTCGGAGCGGCCAACTTCCACGAGGCCATGAGGATCGGAGCCGAGGTGCGTCCGGCCGGCGTCCTTCAGCAGGGACATCTCTGTCCGACGGCCTCCTCtaactgtctgtgtgtgttcaggtctACCACAACCTGAAGAACGTCATCAAGGCCAAGTACGGCAAGGACGCCACCAACGTGGGAGACGAGGGCGGCTTCGCCCCCAACATCCTGGAGAACAACGAGGGTGAGGCCGTCTGTTGTTCAACGTCTCGGTCGGCGGGAGTTTGATCCCGTCGCACCGGCGGATCGATGCTCGTCCGTTCTGCGGTTACGTTGTGGTGTAATGGACGTAGTTGCTCTCTCTCCTCGTCGTTTGTCTCCGCAGCTCTTGAGCTGCTGAAGTCGGCCATCGAGAAGGCCGGTTACCCCGACAAGATCATCATCGGCATGGACGTCGCCGCCTCCGAGTTCTTCCGCAGCGGCAAATACGACCTGGACTTCAAGTCCCCCGACGACCCGGCGAGACACATCAGCGGAGAGAAGCTGGGAGACCTGTACCGCAGCTTCATCAAGGGTTACCCCGGTAACGCCACCCCCACAGCATGGAAATACCTGCACAGtcatgaggggggggggggggctaggctgaaactaggctgaaattaggctgaaactaggctgaaactaggctgaaactaggctgaaattaggctgaaattagcatgaaactaggctgaaactaggctgaaactaggctgaaattaggctgaaattagcatgaaactaggctgaaactaggctgaaactaggctgaaactaggctgaaattaggctgaaattaggctgaaataagcatgaaactaggctgaaactaggctgaaactaggctgaaactaggctgaaactaggctgaaattaggctgaaattagcatgaaactaggctgaaactaggctgaaactaggctgaaactaggctgaaactagcatgaaattaggctgaaactaggctgaaactaggctgaaactaggctgaaactaggctgaaattaggctgaaactaggctgaaactaggctgaaattaggctgaaattaggctgaaattagcatgaaactaggctgaaactaggctgaaactaggctgaaactaggctgaaactaggctgaaattaggctgaaattaggctgtaactaggctgaaactaggctgaaattaggctgaaattaggctgtaactaggctgaaactaggctgaaattaggctgaaattaggctgtaactaggctgaaactaggctgaaactaggctgaaattaggctgaaattaggctgaaactaggctgaaactaggctgaaattaggctgtaactaggctgaaactagactgaaattaggctgaaattaggctgtaactaggctgaaactaggctgaaactaggctgaaattaggctgaaattaggctgaaactaggctgaaactaggctgaaattaggctgaaactaggctgaaattaggctgaaactaggctgaaattaggctgaaactaggctgaaactaggctgaaactaggccgaaattaggctgaaattaggctgaaactaggctgaaactaggctgaaactaggctgaaactaggctgaaattagcatgaaactaggctgaaattaggctgaaactaggctgaaactaggctgaaattagcatgaaactaggctgaaactaggctgaaactaggctgaaactagcatgaaattaggctgaaactaggctgaaactaggctgaaactaggctgaaattaggctgaaattaggctgtaactaggctgaaactaggctgaaactaggctgaaattaggctgaaattagcatgaaactaggctgaaactaggctgaaactaggctgaaactaggctgaaattaggctgaaattagcatgaaactaggctgaaactaggctgaaactaggctgaaactaggctgaaactagcatgaaattaggctgaaactaggctgaaactaggctgaaactaggctgaaactaggctgaaattaggctgaaactaggctgaaactaggctgaaattaggctgaaattagcatgaaactaggctgaaactaggctgaaactaggctgaaactaggctgaaactaggctgaaattaggctgaaattaggctgtaactaggctgaaactaggctgaaattaggctgaaattaggctgtaactaggctgaaactaggctgaaattaggctgaaattaggctgtaactaggctgaaactaggctgaaactaggctgaaattaggctgaaattagcatgaaactaggctgaaactaggctgaaactaggctgaaactaggctgaaactaggctgaaattaggctgaaattaggctgaaactaggctgaaactaggctgaaattaggctgtaactaggctgaaactaggctgaaattaggctgaaattaggctgtaactaggctgaaactaggctgaaactacgctgaaattaggctgaaattaggctgaaactaggctgaaactaggctgaaactaggctgaaattaggctgaaattaggctgaaactaggctgaaattaggctgaaattaggctgtaactaggctgaaactaggctgaaactaggctgaaattagcatgaaactaggctgaaactaggctgaaactaggctgaaactaggctgaaattaggctgaaattaggctgaaactaggctgaaattaggctgaaactaggctgaaactaggctgaaactaggctgaaattaggctgaaaataggctgaaactaggctgaaactaggctgaaactaggctgtaactaggctgaaactaggctgaaactaggctgaaactaggctgaaattagcatgaaactaggctgaaactaggctgaaatta containing:
- the eno3 gene encoding beta-enolase translates to MSITKIHAREILDSRGNPTVEVDLWTAKGRFRAAVPSGASTGVHEALELRDGDKTRYLGKGTLKAVEHINKDITPKLLEKNFSVVEQEKIDKFMLELDGTENKSKFGANAILGVSLAVCKAGAAEKGVPLYRHIADLAGHKDVILPVPAFNVINGGSHAGNKLAMQEFMILPVGAANFHEAMRIGAEVYHNLKNVIKAKYGKDATNVGDEGGFAPNILENNEALELLKSAIEKAGYPDKIIIGMDVAASEFFRSGKYDLDFKSPDDPARHISGEKLGDLYRSFIKGYPVQSIEDPFDQDDWEQWAKFTASTDIQVVGDDLTVTNPKRIQQAVEKKACNCLLLKVNQIGSVTESIKACKLAQSSGWGVMVSHRSGETEDTFISDLVVGLCTGQIKTGAPCRSERLAKYNQLMRIEEELGDKAKFAGKDYRHPKVN